Genomic DNA from Candidatus Binataceae bacterium:
CTGCGCCCACGCCCATCGTGACCGGCGCAAGGAAGGTCCTAAGCAGCGTCTGCGGCGACGTCCGCCGCCACGCGATCAGCGGTCCCACACCCATCAGAAATATCAGCCCAAGCGCGAGCGGCCCGTTGACCTTGTCGAAGAAGGGTGGCCCCACGGTTATCTTCACGCCGCGCACCGCCTCCGAGAGCACAGGAAAGACCGTGCCCCAGAAAACCGCGAACGCGATTCCCACCAGCATCAGGTTGTTGAACAGGAACGTGGCCTCGCGCGACAGATACGATTCGAACTCGGCCGGACTTTTCAAATCCCCGACGCGGCTCAGCAGCAGGGCTGTGTATGCTACGACGACCGCGATCAGGAACGTCAGAAAGTATGGACCCAGGCCCGATTGGGTGAACGAGTGAACCGACGAAATCACGCCGCTGCGGGTGAGAAACGTGCCGAACAGCGTCAGCATGAAGGCCATCCCGATGAGCGCGAGGTTCCACACCTTCAGCATGTCCTTGCGCTCCTGGATCATCACCGAGTGCAGGTACGCGGTCATCACGAGCCACGGCATGAAGGCAGCATTCTCGACCGGATCCCACGCCCAGTAACCGCCCCATCCCAGCACCTCGTAAGCCCAACGCGCGCCGAACAGATTGCCGAGCGTGAGGAAGAACCAGGAAAAGATCGCCCAGCGCCGCGTCGTGCGGATCCATCCGTCGTCGAGCCGGCGCGTGACGAGCGCGCCGCAGGCAAAGGCGAACGGCACCGCCGCGCTGACGTAACCGGTATAGAGCGACGGCGGATGAATCGCCATCCAGTAGTTCTGCAGGAGCGGGTTGAGGTCGGAGCCGTCGGGCGGCATGCTGGCGAGCAGGTCGAACGGGCGGGTGACGAAGTTCAGCATCCCGAGAAAGAAGATCGCGACTCCGGCCAGCACGATCAGCGCCCAGGGCGTAATCTCGGGATTGCGCCGGCGGTTCTGAAAGATTGCGATCGAGGTGAAGATCGAGAGCAGCCAGGTCCAGAAGAGCAGCGAGCCCTGCTGCCCGCCCCATAGCGCCGCGACCTTGTACTGGATCGGCAGGGTAACGCTGGAATATGAAGCGACGTACTCCAGCGAGAAATCGCTGGTCAGCAGGCCGGTCCACAACGCGCCCACCGCGACCGTCACCATCGCGCACATCGCCCATAGCGCGTGGCGCGCGCTCAGCAGCAGGTCAGGCGAGTTGCGGCGGATGCCGAGCAGGTTGGCCGCGATCGAATAGACCGCGACCATCAGCGCAAGCGCGAGAGCGAGCTGACCTATGAGCGGCATTGTACCTTCACTTCGCAGGCTGTTTGGGCGCGTACTTGGACGGGCACGACGTCAGCACCTGCCGCGCCTCGATTGTGCCGCCGGCCCCAAGGCGCCCCTCGACGATCACGTCGCGTCCCGCCGCGAACATGTCGGGCCTGGGCTCGCCGCGTGCGATCACGCGAAACTCGGTGGCGTCGGTGACGGCGACCGGTTTGACCGGCGAGCCGTCGGGATTGGGCGGCGAGACCATCGCGAAGCCGAGCGTCAGCGTCGCCGGGTCCCAGCTGATCGAGCCGGCCTTGACCCGT
This window encodes:
- a CDS encoding heme lyase CcmF/NrfE family subunit, producing MPLIGQLALALALMVAVYSIAANLLGIRRNSPDLLLSARHALWAMCAMVTVAVGALWTGLLTSDFSLEYVASYSSVTLPIQYKVAALWGGQQGSLLFWTWLLSIFTSIAIFQNRRRNPEITPWALIVLAGVAIFFLGMLNFVTRPFDLLASMPPDGSDLNPLLQNYWMAIHPPSLYTGYVSAAVPFAFACGALVTRRLDDGWIRTTRRWAIFSWFFLTLGNLFGARWAYEVLGWGGYWAWDPVENAAFMPWLVMTAYLHSVMIQERKDMLKVWNLALIGMAFMLTLFGTFLTRSGVISSVHSFTQSGLGPYFLTFLIAVVVAYTALLLSRVGDLKSPAEFESYLSREATFLFNNLMLVGIAFAVFWGTVFPVLSEAVRGVKITVGPPFFDKVNGPLALGLIFLMGVGPLIAWRRTSPQTLLRTFLAPVTMGVGAGIAVFAMGLRQWYVLTALSLAVFALGTVVVEFRRGVIARRHLVHETPARALVNLVAKNNRRYGGYIIHLGVIFAFIGIVASSFFRTEVKRSVRRGQSFTIGAYQITYLGMKGVENAHLEDLSARLDVQSGGREIATMTPARLFYKRPQQPATRVAIRSTPLADLYVVFAGVDDQSGLATFEVFLTPLVFWLWAGGLMMAIGTVVVMWPNVRERAAMAAAFERADEAIAAEPAPGGD
- a CDS encoding cytochrome c maturation protein CcmE → MRSKLRFVIGAGLIVLAIGYLIVTAVRNTSEYYLTVNEVGAREAQLSGQMLRVAGRVKAGSISWDPATLTLGFAMVSPPNPDGSPVKPVAVTDATEFRVIARGEPRPDMFAAGRDVIVEGRLGAGGTIEARQVLTSCPSKYAPKQPAK